A segment of the Marinobacter arenosus genome:
CGAGGTAACGGGCAACCACGTCAACCCCATAGCCCTTGGCAATCGCCGACAGATCAATGTACTGGTGCCCCTCGGTCCGCACTGCGGGCGGCATTTCCCGGAACTCCAGCTTGTCGTGGCCGGTTGCCGCCAGAGCCGATTCCAGCTCCCCATCGGACGGCACCTGATCGGGACGAGCCTCCGGGCCAAAGCCCCAGAGGTTCACGACCGGGCCGATGGTGACGTCGAAGGCACCTTCGGTGAGCGTGGACACCTCATCGGCGCGTTTCAGCACCTCAAACAACGGGTCCGATAGCGGAAACCAGTCCGACTGATCATCCGCGCTGTTGAGCGCCGACAGTTCGGAATCCGGCCGCCAGGTCGACATGGAGGCATCGACTTTTTCCAGCTCGGTTTCGATCCCTGCTGCCAGAGTCTCCAACCGCGACTGGTCCTCGGTCAATACGACATTGATGTGATAGCGGGTGCCGAATACCGGTCCGGAGATCTCCCAGACTTTTTCTTCAGGCTGAAACGAACAACCCGCCAGAGCGGCCGCGGCCAGCACCAATACGGTACTGGCCAGGGCTACCCTGACGGGTCGAAGCATGCAGGATGTCATCTGAGCTGATTAACCCCCGAAGTCATCCAGCATGATGTTTTCATCTTCAACGCCCAGATCCTTCAGCATCTTGATGACCGATGCGTTCATGATTGGGGGCCCACACATGTAGAACTCGCAGTCTTCCGGAGCCGGATGGTCCTTCAGATACTTTTCGTACAGCACGTTATGGATGAAGCCGGTCGGGCCTTCCCAGTTGTCTTCCGGGAGCGCATCCGAGAGCGCCACGTGCCACTCGAAGTTGTCGTTCTCTTCCTGGAGCATGTCGAAGTCTTCCACGTAGAACATCTCGCGGACACTCCGTGCACCGTACCAGAAGCTGATTTTGCGCTTGGAGTTCAGACGCTTCAGCTGGTCGAAGATGTGCGAGCGCATTGGCGCCATGCCGGCACCACCGCCGATGAACACCATCTCGGCGTCGGTCTTCTTGGCGAAGAACTCACCGAATGGCCCCATCACGGTCACCTTGTCGCCCGGTTTCATGTTGAAGACGTAGGTCGACATGATTCCTGGCGGATGATCGGTGCCCGGAGGCGGCGTCGCGATACGGATGTTGAACTTGAGGACGCCTTTCTCCTCCGGGTAATTCGCCATGGAATACGCCCGAATGGTCTCCTCCTTGTTCACACCCCGGTAGCGCCAGATATCGTGCTTGTCCCAATCCTCGTGGAACTCCTCCTCGATATCGAAATCCTTGAAGCTGATATCGTACGGCGGGCACTCGAGCTGGACATAACCGCCAGCGCGGAAGTCGACTTCCTCGCCTTCGGGCAGCTTGAGCACCAGTTCTTTGATGAAGGTGGCCACGTTGTGGTTGGAGATAACCTCGCATTCCCACTTCTTGACGCCGAAGAACTCTTCCGGCACCTCAATCTTCATGTCCTGCTTTACAGGAACCTGGCACGACAGGCGCCAGCCTTCCTTCTCTTCACGATTGGTGAAGTGAGTCTTTTCAGTGGGCAGCATCGCACCGCCCCCTTCAAGAACCTTGCACTTGCACTGGGCGCAGGTACCGCCGCCACCGCACGCTGAGGACAGGAAGATACCCTGGTTGGCCAGGGTACCCAGCAGTTTCCCGCCCGCACCGGTTTTCATGGTGTGTTCGGGATCATCGTTGATCTCAATAGTCACGTCACCGGTGCTGACCAGCCTGGACCGTGCCGCCAGAATCACTGCGACCAGGGCCAGAACGATCACGGTGAACATGACCACGCCGAGAATAATTTCTGTATTCATGGTCTCGCCTTTTCGTTAAACCGAATCACCGGGTGAGTTACAGAGAGATGCCGGAGAAGGACATGAAGCCCAGGGACATCAAACCAACGGTAATGAAGGTGATACCCAGGCCACGAAGACCTTCCGGAACATCGCTGTACTTCAACTTCTCGCGGATGCCGGCCAGCGCAATGATGGCCAGGGCCCAGCCCAAACCAGCGCCAAAGCCATACACGACACTCTCGCCGAAGGTGTAGTCCCGCTCAACCATGAACAGTGACGCACCCAGAATGGCGCAGTTCACGGTAATAAGGGGCAGGAACACACCCAGGGCGGCGTACAGCGCAGGAATGTACTTGTCCAGAACCATTTCCATGATCTGAACAATCGCCGCGATTACACCAATGTACGTCAGCAAGCCGAGAAAGCTCAGATCGACGTTCGGCAAACCGGCCCACTCCAGCGCGCCTTCACGCAGGATGCTGTTATACAGCAGGTTGTTCACCGGCACGGTGACGGTCAGTACGACGACAACGGCAATGCCAAGACCGGTTGCAGCCTCGATCTTCTTGGAGATCGCCAGGAAGGTACACATCCCGAGGAAGAAGGCCAGTGCCATGTTTTCAACGAAAATGGCCTTAACAATCAGACTGATATAGTGTTCCATCAGAAGGCCTCCTTGGCGGTATGGCGAGACATCTTGTAATCCGCCTCTTCAACCTGCTCCGGCTTCCAGGTACGAAGTCCCCAGATCGCCAGTCCGATAATGAAGAACGCGCTCGGCGGCAACAGCAGCAGGCCGTTCGGAATGTACCAGCCGCCTTCGTTCACGGTCGGCATCAGGGCGACACCGAACAGCGAACCGGCACCCAGCAGTTCCCGGAAGAACGCCACGAACAACAGGAGAACGGAGTAGCCCAGACCGTTACCGATACCGTCGAGGAAGCTCAGGTACGGGCCGTTTTTCATGGCGAAGCCTTCAGCACGGCCCATGACGATACAGTTGGTAATGATCAGGCCAACAAAGACCGACAGCTGCTTGCTGATCTCATAGGCGTAGGCCTTGAGAATCTGGTCGACCACGATAACCAGTGACGCGATGATCGTCATCTGAACGATGATCCGGATACTGCCCGGGATCTGGGTCCGTACCAGCGACACCGCCAGGTTGGAAAATGCGGTAACCGCGATAACCGCCAGGCACATGACGATGGTCACGTTCATGCTGGTGGTTACCGCCAGGGCCGAACAGATACCGAGAATCTGCAGGGCAATGGGGTTGTTACTAAATATTGGTTCGAAGAGAACCTGTTTGGCTGATGCATCTGCCATGATCAGACCTCCCCTTCACGAAGTTTTTGCAGGAACGGCGCATAGCCCCGGTCACTCATCCAGTAGTTAACCAGCTGCTGGACACCACGGCTGGTCAGAGTTGCTCCGGAAAGCGCATCGACCTTGTGCTCTTTGTCGGCCGCATCCGCACTGACGCCACCCTTGACCAGACGGATCTGGGGTTCGGTCAGCTCACCGTCATAGACCTCTTTGCCAACCCACTGCTTTTTCCAGCGTGGGTTGTCAACTTCACCACCCAGACCCGGTGTCTCCGCGTGGGCGTAGAAACCAAGACCTTCGACGGTATTCAGGTCACCCTCCAGTGAGATGAAGCCGTACAGGGTGGACCAGAGACCATAACCGTGAATCGGAAGCACCACGCGGTTCACCTTACCATCTTCACTCATGGTGTAGACCTTGGCGATGTCCGGACGGCGCTTGATGCCGGCCTTGTCTTCTGAGGCAGGAATATCGGTCGACAGTTCCGGATCCGAGGCCGCCTTGTACATGTCGTACTTCATCGGGTCCTTGACACCGACGACTGACGGCTCGACGTACTCACCGGTATTCAGGTCAACCAGACGTACCTCGAAGCGTTCGAACAGCGCTTCGATATCCTGTGCACTCGCGCCCTGCGGCAGCATACCGGCCGCCGACAGGATGTTGGTCTTGATGTCCAGGTTCTGGTTCTGGATCTGGGCAGGGCGAAGCAGTACCGCTGCCGTGGATACCACGACAGAGAATACGATACTCAGCACCAGCGCAACGATCAGTGTGCGGGAGACGGTTTCTTTAGCTTTAGCCACGAGCAAGCCTCCGTTTGATGTTGGCCTGAACCACGTAGTGATCCATCAGCGGTGCGAACAGGTTTGCGAACAGGATGGCCAGCATGATGCCTTCCGGGAACGCTGGGTTGACCACACGGATCAGGACCGTCATGACGCCAACCAGAATACCGAAGCACCAGCGACCGGTATTGGTCATGGCCGCTGAGACCGGGTCAGTCGCCATGAACATCATGCCGAAGGCAAAGCCGCCCATAACAAGGTGCCAGTGTGCCGGAATGGCAAACATCGGATTCGTTTCGGAACCGACCAGGTTAAACAGCAGGGAGGTCGCGATCATACCAATCAGCACACCACCGACGATCCTGTAGCTGGCAATTTTCATCACCAGCAGGATGATACCGCCGATCAATACCGCCAGCGTGGAGGTTTCACCCATGGAGCCCTGGATGGTCCCCATGAATGCGTGCATCCAGCCGATCTGCTCTTTCAGCGCATCCAGGCCGCCACTTGCCGCCCAGCTCAACGCTGTCGCGCCACTGAACCCGTCGACTGCGGTCCAGACGGTGTCGCCCGAGATTTGCGCCGGGTAGGCGAAGTACAGGAACGCACGACCGGTCAGCGCCGGGTTCAGGAAGTTCTTGCCGGTACCGCCGAATACTTCCTTGCCGATCACGACACCGAAGGTGATACCCAGGGCCACCTGCCACAGGGGAATGGTGGGCGGGCAGATCAGGGCAAACAGTACCGAGGTGACAAAGAAGCCTTCGTTGACCTCGTGGCGACGCACGGTGGCAAACAACACTTCCCAGAAGCCACCCACGACGAAGGTCACGAAGTAGATGGGCACGAAGTAGGCCATGCCGTAGACAAAGTTGTCCCAGAGGCCCGCTCCCGCTCCGGTCACCGCCAGAGCCTGAATGAACGCAGTGCGCAGGCCGCCGTCACCGACCATCGCATCCGGGTTGGACGCCAGGAAGCTGTTGGCCTGAAAGCCGATATTCCACATGCCGAAGAACATCGCCGGGAAGGTACACAGCCACACCGTGATCATGATGCGTTTCAGGTCAACGCCATCGCGTACATGAGCCGTGGTGGACGTTACCTTGCCCGGTGTGTAGAAAATGGTATCGACGGCTTCGTACAGGGCATACCAGCGCTCGTACTTGCCACCTTTTTCAAAATGATGCTCGATTCCATCGAGAAACTGTCTGATAGCCATCGTATTAGCCCTCGATCTCGATTCGGGTCAGATTCTCGCGGAGAATCGGACCGTATTCATATTTACCCGGGCACACGAAGGTGCACAGCGCCAGATCCTCTTCATCCAGCTCCAGCGCCCCCAGCTTCTGGGCCATTTCGGTGTCGCCAACAATCAGCGAACGCAGCAACTGGGTCGGCAGGATGTCCAGGGGCATGACCTGCTCATAGGCACCGACCGGCACCATGGCGCGTTCGCTGCCATTGGTGGTGGTGGTGAAATTGAACAGCTTTCCGCCAGTCAGCTTGGACAGGTAGATATTCAGTACGGAGAACTTGTTGGGGCCCGGCGAGAGCCAGCCCATGAACTCGCGCTTGGTACCTTCTTCCAGCACCGAGATCTGATTGGCAAACCGTCCGAGGTACGCGCAGGGACCGTCGCCCCGGCGGCCACCGAAAACCGAACCGGAAATTGCACGAACTTCGCAATCGGTCGCCACTTCGCCTTCGAGCAGCTCCGGCAGACTCGCACCCAGGCGGGTACGCACCAGGCGCGGCTTCTGCGCTTTCGGGCCGCCGATCGCAACAATGCGCTCAACCGGAACTTCACCGGTTTCGAACAGTTTGGCGATGTCGATCACGTCCTGGTAATTGATGGACCAGACGGTCTTGCTGCCGGACACCGGATCCAGGTGATGAATGTGGGTGCCCACATTCCCAGCCGGGTGTACGCCGTCGAACTGGTGTACTTCGATGCTGTCTGTCTTGGGAACCGCGATATTAGAGCCGGGTTTGCCCGTGACGAACACCTTGCCGGACGTCAGTTTGGACAGAACCGTCAGACCCTGCTCGAAGGCCTTGCTGTTCTCACCGATGATGACGGTCGGGTCGGCAGCCAGCGGATTCGTATCCATCACGGACACGAAGATGGAATGGGGCGCGCTGTCGATCTCGGGGACTTTGCTGTAGGGACGGGT
Coding sequences within it:
- a CDS encoding FAD:protein FMN transferase; this encodes MTSCMLRPVRVALASTVLVLAAAALAGCSFQPEEKVWEISGPVFGTRYHINVVLTEDQSRLETLAAGIETELEKVDASMSTWRPDSELSALNSADDQSDWFPLSDPLFEVLKRADEVSTLTEGAFDVTIGPVVNLWGFGPEARPDQVPSDGELESALAATGHDKLEFREMPPAVRTEGHQYIDLSAIAKGYGVDVVARYLDSEGIEAYLVEIGGEVRVRGRKPGGDAWRLAIEQPSPEGRQVNRVIALESRAMATSGDYRNYYESDGRRYSHTIDPKTGKPIAHNLASVTVIAEDCMTADALATGFNVMGFERAQALATRENIPAYFIIRTEDGFETHQTPAFSSFVTQ
- the nqrF gene encoding NADH:ubiquinone reductase (Na(+)-transporting) subunit F, with the translated sequence MNTEIILGVVMFTVIVLALVAVILAARSRLVSTGDVTIEINDDPEHTMKTGAGGKLLGTLANQGIFLSSACGGGGTCAQCKCKVLEGGGAMLPTEKTHFTNREEKEGWRLSCQVPVKQDMKIEVPEEFFGVKKWECEVISNHNVATFIKELVLKLPEGEEVDFRAGGYVQLECPPYDISFKDFDIEEEFHEDWDKHDIWRYRGVNKEETIRAYSMANYPEEKGVLKFNIRIATPPPGTDHPPGIMSTYVFNMKPGDKVTVMGPFGEFFAKKTDAEMVFIGGGAGMAPMRSHIFDQLKRLNSKRKISFWYGARSVREMFYVEDFDMLQEENDNFEWHVALSDALPEDNWEGPTGFIHNVLYEKYLKDHPAPEDCEFYMCGPPIMNASVIKMLKDLGVEDENIMLDDFGG
- the nqrE gene encoding NADH:ubiquinone reductase (Na(+)-transporting) subunit E, which produces MEHYISLIVKAIFVENMALAFFLGMCTFLAISKKIEAATGLGIAVVVVLTVTVPVNNLLYNSILREGALEWAGLPNVDLSFLGLLTYIGVIAAIVQIMEMVLDKYIPALYAALGVFLPLITVNCAILGASLFMVERDYTFGESVVYGFGAGLGWALAIIALAGIREKLKYSDVPEGLRGLGITFITVGLMSLGFMSFSGISL
- a CDS encoding NADH:ubiquinone reductase (Na(+)-transporting) subunit D, with the protein product MADASAKQVLFEPIFSNNPIALQILGICSALAVTTSMNVTIVMCLAVIAVTAFSNLAVSLVRTQIPGSIRIIVQMTIIASLVIVVDQILKAYAYEISKQLSVFVGLIITNCIVMGRAEGFAMKNGPYLSFLDGIGNGLGYSVLLLFVAFFRELLGAGSLFGVALMPTVNEGGWYIPNGLLLLPPSAFFIIGLAIWGLRTWKPEQVEEADYKMSRHTAKEAF
- a CDS encoding Na(+)-translocating NADH-quinone reductase subunit C, which gives rise to MAKAKETVSRTLIVALVLSIVFSVVVSTAAVLLRPAQIQNQNLDIKTNILSAAGMLPQGASAQDIEALFERFEVRLVDLNTGEYVEPSVVGVKDPMKYDMYKAASDPELSTDIPASEDKAGIKRRPDIAKVYTMSEDGKVNRVVLPIHGYGLWSTLYGFISLEGDLNTVEGLGFYAHAETPGLGGEVDNPRWKKQWVGKEVYDGELTEPQIRLVKGGVSADAADKEHKVDALSGATLTSRGVQQLVNYWMSDRGYAPFLQKLREGEV
- a CDS encoding NADH:ubiquinone reductase (Na(+)-transporting) subunit B — translated: MAIRQFLDGIEHHFEKGGKYERWYALYEAVDTIFYTPGKVTSTTAHVRDGVDLKRIMITVWLCTFPAMFFGMWNIGFQANSFLASNPDAMVGDGGLRTAFIQALAVTGAGAGLWDNFVYGMAYFVPIYFVTFVVGGFWEVLFATVRRHEVNEGFFVTSVLFALICPPTIPLWQVALGITFGVVIGKEVFGGTGKNFLNPALTGRAFLYFAYPAQISGDTVWTAVDGFSGATALSWAASGGLDALKEQIGWMHAFMGTIQGSMGETSTLAVLIGGIILLVMKIASYRIVGGVLIGMIATSLLFNLVGSETNPMFAIPAHWHLVMGGFAFGMMFMATDPVSAAMTNTGRWCFGILVGVMTVLIRVVNPAFPEGIMLAILFANLFAPLMDHYVVQANIKRRLARG
- a CDS encoding Na(+)-translocating NADH-quinone reductase subunit A, translating into MIKIKKGLDLPISGAPEQTITEGKPVRHVALIGFDYNGMKPTMAVKEGDRVKRGTLLFTDKKTEGVRYTSPAAGVVKEINRGERRVFQSIVIEIDGDDTETYARYSDADLAGLERQQVVDNLVESGLWTAFKTRPYSKVPEIDSAPHSIFVSVMDTNPLAADPTVIIGENSKAFEQGLTVLSKLTSGKVFVTGKPGSNIAVPKTDSIEVHQFDGVHPAGNVGTHIHHLDPVSGSKTVWSINYQDVIDIAKLFETGEVPVERIVAIGGPKAQKPRLVRTRLGASLPELLEGEVATDCEVRAISGSVFGGRRGDGPCAYLGRFANQISVLEEGTKREFMGWLSPGPNKFSVLNIYLSKLTGGKLFNFTTTTNGSERAMVPVGAYEQVMPLDILPTQLLRSLIVGDTEMAQKLGALELDEEDLALCTFVCPGKYEYGPILRENLTRIEIEG